The DNA region GCACCAGCACCACCGTCGGCATCGGCGGCGACCCCGTGATCGGCACGACCTTCGCGGACGTGCTGCCCCTGTTCGAGGCTGACCCCGACACCGACGCCATCGTCGTGATCGGCGAGATCGGCGGCGCGGACGAGGAAGCCGCCGCCGAGTACATCGCCAAGCACATGAAGAAGCCCGTCGTGGCCTTCATCAGCGGCCGCTCGGCTCCCAAGGGCAAGCGCATGGGTCACGCCGGCGCGATCATCATGGGCGACGTGGGCACCCCGGAAAGCAAGCTGGCGGCCTTCGCCGCCGCGAACGTCCCGGTCGCCGACACCATGCCCGAGATCATCGAGCTGGTCAAGAAGGCCCTGAACAAGTAATCCGGCTGCGGGTGAGGCGGGCAGGCGAGCCGCGGCTTCCGGACGTGTTGACCCCCCGGCGTTCCGGCGGAGTGTGAACGCACCAGACGGAATCCGTCGCAGCCCCCCCCTCTCACAGTCAGCGGCCCGGCTTCACCTTCGTGGTGGGTCGGGCCGCTGACTGTGCCGGCGGATGTGCCGAGCATGAACGTCCACCTGACCTGCGGTCACACCGGCGTCAGCCTCGCGGGTAGACTGGGGGCATGAATCCCCGATCCTTCCTGACCACGATCGCCCTGCTGTCCGCCGGACAGTCGCTGGGCCTGACCATCCGGGGCAGCGTGGAGGGTGGCGGCGGCGCGGAGCTGCGTGTGGCCGGCTTCGTGGTGTCGCCGTTCGGGCAGGCGGTGGAGGAGATCAGCAGCGTGCCGGTCGAGGGCGGACGGTTCGTGCTCGAACTGCCGTTGACCCCCCCGACCGCGCGGGCGCAGGTGGACCTGACGCCGCAGAATGTCACGTGGCCGGGCGTGATCGATCCGGTGAAGGTCTCCGGGGCCGCGCGGGTGGCGGAGATGAAGTTCTTCGTGTACCGCGACGCCAACGGCAACGGTCGCCGCGACGATGCCGAGCCGCTGCGGGACGTCATGCCGAACGTGGACCGCGCCACGCTGTTCGTGGCCTGGGTGAACACCGACGTGACCGTCAAGGCCAGCAAGGGGTACGAGGCGACCCTGAAGCGGGGCTGGAACGCCCTGATCGTGGATGTGGGGCGCGCGGTGCGGGTGCAGCCCTTCGCCGACACGACCGTCGTCACGGTCCACCTGTCCCGCTGACCGCCGGGCCGGTGCGGCGCCTCCGCCTGGACCGGGTGGAGGCGCCCGCCCGACCCGGTTCCGGTTTGTGGACCCCGTCCGGGCCTGTGCGGGCAAACGGACCGAATCTGAAGACAATAAAACTGTCACGATCTGGCAAAATCGTGAAACTATTCACTTGGCTTGACTGATCGTCGTGGCCTCCAACCAGCTGGAAGCGGAAAGACCTGCCTATCACCCCCTCGGCGCACAGCCCCGGAGTGGTTCGCTCCGGGCCCGGCCCACCTTCAGGTCGTCAAGTCGTCAAGCCGAGCGCCGTGCGTTCGTAGGCGCGGATGTACTGCGGCACGATCCGGCTGGGATGAAACCGCCCCACCGCCGCCGCCCGGCCCGCCGCGCCCATCTGCAGGTACAGGTCCCGGTTGCGCAGGATCCGCAGCGCCGCGTCCGCCATGGTGTCCACGTCCCCCACGTCCGCCATGAACCCCGTCACGCCCTCCTCGACGACCTCGGGAATGCCCCCCGCGTTCGACGAAACCACCGGCACCTCGCAGCTCATGGCTTCCAGCGCGGCCAGGCCGAAACTCTCCTGCCGGCTGGGCAGCAGGAACAGGTCGCTGATGCCCAGGACCGTCTCCACGTCCGGGAACGATCCCAGGAAGTGCGTGCGGCCGATCACGCCGAGCTGCTGCGCCAGTTCCACGGCGCGCGGCCGCTCCGGACCGTCCCCGATCATCAGCAGCCGCGCCGGGATCTCACTGGCCACCCGCGCGAACACCTGCACCACATCCTCCGGGCGTTTCACCGGCCGGAAGTTACTCACGTGCACCAGCAGCGCCTCGTCCGGATGCGCGAACCGCGCCCGCACCGCCGGATCCGTCACCCGCACGAAGCGGTCACTGTCCACGAAATTGTGAATCACCTCGATCTCGCGCTCCACGCCGAACACCTCCCGCGTGTGCTGCGCCAGATACCGGGACACGGCCGTCACGTGGTCACTCTTCTCGATGGCGTGCCGGGTCGTGTGCCGGAAGGCGGGTTCCAGCCCCACCAGCGTGACGTCCGTGCCGTGCAACGTGGTCATCACCCGCGTCCGGCCCGTGATGGCCCGCGCGTGAATGGCCGCCGTGGCGTGCGGAATGGCGTAGTGCGCGTGCGACAGTTCCACTCCCTGCTCCAGGATCACCTCGGTCAGGGTGTTCGCGGCCGCCAGCTCCGGGTACGGCTGATCGAACAGCGCGTACGCGTAGGCGCTCACCTGATGAAAGTACGGGCCGCGCATGCCGCCGTGCCCACCCAGCCGGAACGGCTGCGCCGAGCCCACGAAATGCACCTCGTGCCCCGCGCGGGCCACCTGCAGGCCCAGTTCGGTCGCCACCACACCCGACCCGCCCGCGCTGGCGTGACACAGCACCGCGACCTTCATGCCCGCCTCCCGCGAATTCCACTGCTGTCATCCTGGTTCATGACTGCGGAGTATAGAGGCCCGGCGTCGGGGAAAAAGTCGCTCCCGGTGCCATTCGGCACCCTGCCCGGCAACCTTGCGTAACCCTGACAATTCCATGTATGAAGGGAGACTTCCCCCGTCAAGCCGAAAAAATCACAGAGACGCCTTCGCGAAACGCTTAGAACACGCTCATATGATTGCCGTTGTCACCGACTCAACCTGCGACCTGCACCCCGACAGTGCCCGGCAACTCGGCATTCACGTCGTTCCGCTCCAGGTACAGCTGCGTGAACGCACCCTGCTCGACTGGCAGGAAATCGACCCGGACGCCGTCTACGACCACATGCGTGCCGGCGGCAGCGTCACCACCAGCCCCATCTCTGCCGAGACGTTCGCCGCCCGCTACCGCGAACTGCTGGCCACCCACGACCAGATCCTGAGCGTGCACCTGTCCGGTAAGCTCTCCGAGACCTTCCGCAACGCCCAGCGCGCCGCCGAGAGCACGGGCGAGGGCCGCCGCATTCTCGTCGTGGACAGCGAACTCGCCAGCGGCCCGCTGGCCGAGGCGGTCATGGCCGCCCGCGACGCCGTCTGGGCTGGCGCGGACCTCCAGGCGGCCGCGCAGGCTCTCCACGCGGCCCGCGCCCGGATGCACTCGGA from Deinococcus depolymerans includes:
- the bshA gene encoding N-acetyl-alpha-D-glucosaminyl L-malate synthase BshA, encoding MKVAVLCHASAGGSGVVATELGLQVARAGHEVHFVGSAQPFRLGGHGGMRGPYFHQVSAYAYALFDQPYPELAAANTLTEVILEQGVELSHAHYAIPHATAAIHARAITGRTRVMTTLHGTDVTLVGLEPAFRHTTRHAIEKSDHVTAVSRYLAQHTREVFGVEREIEVIHNFVDSDRFVRVTDPAVRARFAHPDEALLVHVSNFRPVKRPEDVVQVFARVASEIPARLLMIGDGPERPRAVELAQQLGVIGRTHFLGSFPDVETVLGISDLFLLPSRQESFGLAALEAMSCEVPVVSSNAGGIPEVVEEGVTGFMADVGDVDTMADAALRILRNRDLYLQMGAAGRAAAVGRFHPSRIVPQYIRAYERTALGLTT
- a CDS encoding DegV family protein, whose translation is MIAVVTDSTCDLHPDSARQLGIHVVPLQVQLRERTLLDWQEIDPDAVYDHMRAGGSVTTSPISAETFAARYRELLATHDQILSVHLSGKLSETFRNAQRAAESTGEGRRILVVDSELASGPLAEAVMAARDAVWAGADLQAAAQALHAARARMHSELSVASLDYLRRSGRISRAQAFLGSVLSVRPVLNFENGELKAVRRVRVDQAASDMLANLRTRFGTMPLSVTIMHAGRDAARINALREAMNASGLNVQKGRVQLMGPVIGAHVGPGTYGFTAIPLEN